A genomic region of Paramormyrops kingsleyae isolate MSU_618 chromosome 19, PKINGS_0.4, whole genome shotgun sequence contains the following coding sequences:
- the fbxo25 gene encoding F-box only protein 25 isoform X1: MPFLGQDWRSPGWSWIKTEDGWKRFEFFDPDLGENNELDLEDRLHDENKENLFVEDVCEVAAKKRKKDFFNNNTKSQFFFQEKWIYVQKESTRERHGYCTLGEAFNRLDFSSAIQDVRRFNYVVKLLQLIAKSQLTSLSGAAQKNYFNVLEKIVRKVLEDQQNPRLIKDLLRDLSSTLCILIREVGKCVLVGNINIWISRLETILSWQQQLDNLQITKQITGDVTLSDLPLHMQNRILYKFSNAWDIINLGQATPTLHMLSEDRQLWKKLCQFHFAEKQFCRHLIVSEKGHVDWKLMYFTLQKYYPKKEVYGDTLHFCKHCGILFWKDYHLALVFKDSGHPCTANDPDSCFTSVSPQNFIDLFKF; encoded by the exons ATGCCTTTCTTGGGCCAGGACTGGAGATCTCCGGGATGGAGCTGGATAAAGACCGAAGATGGGTGGAAACGTTTCGAATTCTTTGATCCCGACCTGGGCGAAAACAACGAACTTGACTTGGAAGA CAGGCTGCATGATGAAAACAAAGAGAACCTCTTCGTAGAAGATGTCTGCGAAGTGGCAGCCAAAAAGAGGAAGAAGGATTTCTTCAACAACAACACGAAATCTCAGT ttttctttcAAGAGAAGTGGATTTATGTTCAGAAGGAGAGCACAAGAGAA AGACATGGTTACTGTACCTTAGGAGAGGCCTTTAACCGCTTAGACTTCTCCAGTGCGATTCAGGACGTCCGGAGGTTCAACTACGTGGTCAAG TTGCTGCAGCTGATCGCGAAGTCACAGCTGACGTCCTTGAGCGGCGCCGCCCAGAAGAACTACTTCAATGTCCTGGAAAAGATCGTGAGGAAGG TTCTGGAAGACCAGCAGAACCCACGGCTCATCAAAGACCTGCTCCGGGACCTGAGCTCCACCCTCTGCATCCTCATCCGGGAGGTGGGGAAGTGCGTGCTGGTGGGCAACATCAACATCTGGATCTCCAGGCTGGAGACCATCCTGAGCTGGCAACAACAGCTCGACAACCTTCAGATTACCAAG CAAATAACAGGCGATGTGACCCTCAGCGACCTCCCGCTGCACATGCAAAACAGGATCCTGTACAAGTTCTCCAACGCCTGGGACATCATCAACCTGGGCCAGGCCACGCCCacactgcacatgctcagtgaGGACCGTCAGCTCTGGAAGAAGCTGTGCCAGTTTCACTTCGCGGAGAAGCAG ttCTGTAGACATTTAATTGTGTCGGAAAAGGGACATGTGGACTGGAAGCTGATGTACTTCACCCTGCAGAAGTACTACCCCAAAAAGGAGGTCTACGGAGACACCCTGCATTTCTGTAAACATTGCGGCATTTTGTTTTGGAAG GACTACCACCTGGCTTTAGTCTTCAAG GACTCCGGACATCCATGCACAGCCAACGATCCCGACAGCTGCTTCACATCGGTGTCTCCACAGAACTTCATCGACCTCTTCAAGTTCTAG
- the fbxo25 gene encoding F-box only protein 25 isoform X3, translating into MPFLGQDWRSPGWSWIKTEDGWKRFEFFDPDLGENNELDLEDRLHDENKENLFVEDVCEVAAKKRKKDFFNNNTKSQFFFQEKWIYVQKESTRERHGYCTLGEAFNRLDFSSAIQDVRRFNYVVKLLQLIAKSQLTSLSGAAQKNYFNVLEKIVRKVLEDQQNPRLIKDLLRDLSSTLCILIREVGKCVLVGNINIWISRLETILSWQQQLDNLQITKQITGDVTLSDLPLHMQNRILYKFSNAWDIINLGQATPTLHMLSEDRQLWKKLCQFHFAEKQFCRHLIVSEKGHVDWKLMYFTLQKYYPKKEVYGDTLHFCKHCGILFWKDSGHPCTANDPDSCFTSVSPQNFIDLFKF; encoded by the exons ATGCCTTTCTTGGGCCAGGACTGGAGATCTCCGGGATGGAGCTGGATAAAGACCGAAGATGGGTGGAAACGTTTCGAATTCTTTGATCCCGACCTGGGCGAAAACAACGAACTTGACTTGGAAGA CAGGCTGCATGATGAAAACAAAGAGAACCTCTTCGTAGAAGATGTCTGCGAAGTGGCAGCCAAAAAGAGGAAGAAGGATTTCTTCAACAACAACACGAAATCTCAGT ttttctttcAAGAGAAGTGGATTTATGTTCAGAAGGAGAGCACAAGAGAA AGACATGGTTACTGTACCTTAGGAGAGGCCTTTAACCGCTTAGACTTCTCCAGTGCGATTCAGGACGTCCGGAGGTTCAACTACGTGGTCAAG TTGCTGCAGCTGATCGCGAAGTCACAGCTGACGTCCTTGAGCGGCGCCGCCCAGAAGAACTACTTCAATGTCCTGGAAAAGATCGTGAGGAAGG TTCTGGAAGACCAGCAGAACCCACGGCTCATCAAAGACCTGCTCCGGGACCTGAGCTCCACCCTCTGCATCCTCATCCGGGAGGTGGGGAAGTGCGTGCTGGTGGGCAACATCAACATCTGGATCTCCAGGCTGGAGACCATCCTGAGCTGGCAACAACAGCTCGACAACCTTCAGATTACCAAG CAAATAACAGGCGATGTGACCCTCAGCGACCTCCCGCTGCACATGCAAAACAGGATCCTGTACAAGTTCTCCAACGCCTGGGACATCATCAACCTGGGCCAGGCCACGCCCacactgcacatgctcagtgaGGACCGTCAGCTCTGGAAGAAGCTGTGCCAGTTTCACTTCGCGGAGAAGCAG ttCTGTAGACATTTAATTGTGTCGGAAAAGGGACATGTGGACTGGAAGCTGATGTACTTCACCCTGCAGAAGTACTACCCCAAAAAGGAGGTCTACGGAGACACCCTGCATTTCTGTAAACATTGCGGCATTTTGTTTTGGAAG GACTCCGGACATCCATGCACAGCCAACGATCCCGACAGCTGCTTCACATCGGTGTCTCCACAGAACTTCATCGACCTCTTCAAGTTCTAG
- the fbxo25 gene encoding F-box only protein 25 isoform X4, translating to MPFLGQDWRSPGWSWIKTEDGWKRFEFFDPDLGENNELDLEELHDENKENLFVEDVCEVAAKKRKKDFFNNNTKSQFFFQEKWIYVQKESTRERHGYCTLGEAFNRLDFSSAIQDVRRFNYVVKLLQLIAKSQLTSLSGAAQKNYFNVLEKIVRKVLEDQQNPRLIKDLLRDLSSTLCILIREVGKCVLVGNINIWISRLETILSWQQQLDNLQITKQITGDVTLSDLPLHMQNRILYKFSNAWDIINLGQATPTLHMLSEDRQLWKKLCQFHFAEKQFCRHLIVSEKGHVDWKLMYFTLQKYYPKKEVYGDTLHFCKHCGILFWKDSGHPCTANDPDSCFTSVSPQNFIDLFKF from the exons ATGCCTTTCTTGGGCCAGGACTGGAGATCTCCGGGATGGAGCTGGATAAAGACCGAAGATGGGTGGAAACGTTTCGAATTCTTTGATCCCGACCTGGGCGAAAACAACGAACTTGACTTGGAAGA GCTGCATGATGAAAACAAAGAGAACCTCTTCGTAGAAGATGTCTGCGAAGTGGCAGCCAAAAAGAGGAAGAAGGATTTCTTCAACAACAACACGAAATCTCAGT ttttctttcAAGAGAAGTGGATTTATGTTCAGAAGGAGAGCACAAGAGAA AGACATGGTTACTGTACCTTAGGAGAGGCCTTTAACCGCTTAGACTTCTCCAGTGCGATTCAGGACGTCCGGAGGTTCAACTACGTGGTCAAG TTGCTGCAGCTGATCGCGAAGTCACAGCTGACGTCCTTGAGCGGCGCCGCCCAGAAGAACTACTTCAATGTCCTGGAAAAGATCGTGAGGAAGG TTCTGGAAGACCAGCAGAACCCACGGCTCATCAAAGACCTGCTCCGGGACCTGAGCTCCACCCTCTGCATCCTCATCCGGGAGGTGGGGAAGTGCGTGCTGGTGGGCAACATCAACATCTGGATCTCCAGGCTGGAGACCATCCTGAGCTGGCAACAACAGCTCGACAACCTTCAGATTACCAAG CAAATAACAGGCGATGTGACCCTCAGCGACCTCCCGCTGCACATGCAAAACAGGATCCTGTACAAGTTCTCCAACGCCTGGGACATCATCAACCTGGGCCAGGCCACGCCCacactgcacatgctcagtgaGGACCGTCAGCTCTGGAAGAAGCTGTGCCAGTTTCACTTCGCGGAGAAGCAG ttCTGTAGACATTTAATTGTGTCGGAAAAGGGACATGTGGACTGGAAGCTGATGTACTTCACCCTGCAGAAGTACTACCCCAAAAAGGAGGTCTACGGAGACACCCTGCATTTCTGTAAACATTGCGGCATTTTGTTTTGGAAG GACTCCGGACATCCATGCACAGCCAACGATCCCGACAGCTGCTTCACATCGGTGTCTCCACAGAACTTCATCGACCTCTTCAAGTTCTAG
- the fbxo25 gene encoding F-box only protein 25 isoform X2 produces the protein MPFLGQDWRSPGWSWIKTEDGWKRFEFFDPDLGENNELDLEELHDENKENLFVEDVCEVAAKKRKKDFFNNNTKSQFFFQEKWIYVQKESTRERHGYCTLGEAFNRLDFSSAIQDVRRFNYVVKLLQLIAKSQLTSLSGAAQKNYFNVLEKIVRKVLEDQQNPRLIKDLLRDLSSTLCILIREVGKCVLVGNINIWISRLETILSWQQQLDNLQITKQITGDVTLSDLPLHMQNRILYKFSNAWDIINLGQATPTLHMLSEDRQLWKKLCQFHFAEKQFCRHLIVSEKGHVDWKLMYFTLQKYYPKKEVYGDTLHFCKHCGILFWKDYHLALVFKDSGHPCTANDPDSCFTSVSPQNFIDLFKF, from the exons ATGCCTTTCTTGGGCCAGGACTGGAGATCTCCGGGATGGAGCTGGATAAAGACCGAAGATGGGTGGAAACGTTTCGAATTCTTTGATCCCGACCTGGGCGAAAACAACGAACTTGACTTGGAAGA GCTGCATGATGAAAACAAAGAGAACCTCTTCGTAGAAGATGTCTGCGAAGTGGCAGCCAAAAAGAGGAAGAAGGATTTCTTCAACAACAACACGAAATCTCAGT ttttctttcAAGAGAAGTGGATTTATGTTCAGAAGGAGAGCACAAGAGAA AGACATGGTTACTGTACCTTAGGAGAGGCCTTTAACCGCTTAGACTTCTCCAGTGCGATTCAGGACGTCCGGAGGTTCAACTACGTGGTCAAG TTGCTGCAGCTGATCGCGAAGTCACAGCTGACGTCCTTGAGCGGCGCCGCCCAGAAGAACTACTTCAATGTCCTGGAAAAGATCGTGAGGAAGG TTCTGGAAGACCAGCAGAACCCACGGCTCATCAAAGACCTGCTCCGGGACCTGAGCTCCACCCTCTGCATCCTCATCCGGGAGGTGGGGAAGTGCGTGCTGGTGGGCAACATCAACATCTGGATCTCCAGGCTGGAGACCATCCTGAGCTGGCAACAACAGCTCGACAACCTTCAGATTACCAAG CAAATAACAGGCGATGTGACCCTCAGCGACCTCCCGCTGCACATGCAAAACAGGATCCTGTACAAGTTCTCCAACGCCTGGGACATCATCAACCTGGGCCAGGCCACGCCCacactgcacatgctcagtgaGGACCGTCAGCTCTGGAAGAAGCTGTGCCAGTTTCACTTCGCGGAGAAGCAG ttCTGTAGACATTTAATTGTGTCGGAAAAGGGACATGTGGACTGGAAGCTGATGTACTTCACCCTGCAGAAGTACTACCCCAAAAAGGAGGTCTACGGAGACACCCTGCATTTCTGTAAACATTGCGGCATTTTGTTTTGGAAG GACTACCACCTGGCTTTAGTCTTCAAG GACTCCGGACATCCATGCACAGCCAACGATCCCGACAGCTGCTTCACATCGGTGTCTCCACAGAACTTCATCGACCTCTTCAAGTTCTAG
- the LOC111841293 gene encoding testis development-related protein, producing the protein MFKRSKSQVLVYDTPEEDEEVQWHRRHMDVDKEEDGEDEEIASPASKELKVKIIRSKKDKKLFSSEDDEHSLLTGVTPSEARGSAKKSKEEDKRTYLEKGQCFWDSVTMTMKQITPTKKMGKLEGWEPPTVGEMTHATEEHMAGDTLIRHDEALPWTDLEGDLSKYASLSGPRGPGPRWTTKAKDKLASIRRRSLSENWEGLK; encoded by the exons ATGTTTAAAAGGAGCAAAAGCCAAGTGCTGGTGTACGACACGCcagaggaggacgaggaggtgCAGTGGCATCGCCGGCACATGGACGTG GATAAGGAAGAGGATGGAGAGGATGAGGAAATCGCAAGCCCAGCGTCAAAG GAGCTTAAAGTTAAAATAATCAGATCCAAGAAAGATAAGAAACTCTTTTCTTCTGAAGATGACGAGCATTCTCTCCTGACGGGCGTCACTCCGTCGGAGGCCAGAGG ATCTGCCAAGAAGAGCAAGGAGGAGGATAAGAGGACATATCTGGAAAAGGGCCAGTGTTTCTGGGACAGTGTCACCATGACCATGAAGCAGATCACACCCACAAAGAAAATGGGTAAGCTGGAAGGCTGGGAGCCACCGACTGTCGGCGAGATGACGCACGCGACGGAGGAGCACATGGCCGGGGACACTCTCATCCGCCATGACGAGGCCTTACCCTGGACGGACCTCGAAGGGGACTTATCCAAATACGCCAGCCTGTCGGGGCCACGTGGCCCTGGGCCACGATGGACCACCAAGGCCAAAGATAAACTGGCCAGTATTAGGAGGCGGAGCCTCTCTGAGAACTGGGAGGGGCTTAAGTAA